CTTTCCTTAAGGTTCGATTTTCTGCATAAATGGgtgttaattattcaattaaatctaatttggaaaagaaaagaaagaaatataaacaaACTTGGAAGGACGCGTTTTACATAAATCTCCAACCGGACCTGATTCAAGTTTCATGCTTTCATGGAATTAAATTAACAACACCCCTCTTcgtatagtttttattttattttttagtacaacaatatattttacactaaaatgagGAGAAGTTCATTTAAACCACATAATTGAGAACCTTATTTGGTATCGAGTTCGtcatccatgagattcgaacttaaTACCTCatacttataagtaaagaggaatactattaaaccgtagtactgagtgacccttttcatatatttaagaaaactaatttttcataaagaaaattttctCCCATTTTAAGCGTGAATCAAACAGCGTTGCTAGTTTGCTCACATTATATTACATGTTTAACTAATGTATTAACATACTCTAAAATGTAAACTCGTCACCCATCTAGATACATTATTACGCAAACTAAAAATATTGAATTATAATTTAACAAACCATATTTTAAATCTCGAGTAACAATACATAGCAGCAAAAATGATGTTCTTATTATCTAGTTATACCATTACTTGTACTATCTTCCTAATAAATATGGAATTCACATACGTTAACGGACTTTACCTTTATCAAAGCGATGATATAAGTAATAGCATAACTGAATGAATTACCGTGCCAAGTTTTTTAAATAATGCTCTCTTATTGGCTCATCGACACTGCAGCTCCAACGGGGTCCCAGCCTTCCTGGTCGGCACAGACACATGACAACTACTCACCAtcgattattatttaaaaaatatttaatcattttattatCGTATTATGTATTAATATCCTGTAATAACACCAGGGATCAATTACCAAACTTTCTCCTATGATATTTTTGCGTGGTTGAAATTCACCCACGTGTAGCCCTCTCACTGGTCAACACCAGATTTTCCCTCTCACTGGATAGATAACATCAGCACTCGCCATTATGCCTCTGAGAACACACCTACAATTCTACTCGCTTCTCTCTAACAGAAGCTACACGCATTCGCTAGCAAAGTTACTCCCCTCCGACGTCGTTTTGAGGATATACATGGGGCTCCAAGACCGGTGGACTGCCGCAGCTGTCGGCTTAGTCGACAAGCCCTGCGACTCCTGCAAGACCTCGGCGGCGGCCTTGTTCTGCCGAGCCCACTTGGCCTTTCTCTGCCTGGCCTGCGACTCCAGGATCCACCCCGCCAACAAGCTCACCACACGCCACAAGCGAGTCTGGATGTGCGGGGTCTGCGAGCAGGCCCCAGCCGCCGTCACCTGCAAGGCCGACGCCGCCGCTCTCTGCGTCAGCTGCGACGCTGACATCCACTCGGCTAACCCCCTCGCCCGCCGCCACGAGCGGGTCCCGGTCGAGCCTTTTTACGACTCCGCCGAGTCTATCATCGTCAAGTCAACAACAACTGGCCCGTCATCCACCGCCGCGGCCCACAACTATCTCGTCCCAAACGGCGACGTTGTATTTAACACTAAAGACATTGAAAACGACGCCGCGTCGAGCTGGCTGATCCCTAAGCCGAATTTCAACTCGAAGCTCCATATGGATATCGCTCCGGACATCCTAAAGTCCTCCGATGATCTCATCTTCCCCGAAATGGATTCGCTGCTGGAGTTCGATTACCCTACCTCAATACACAATATTTCGGGTTCAGGTGCGAGTAAGGACAGCGTTGTTCCGGTTCAACCCGACCCGATTCCATCGCCATCGTTCAACATGAACTACAACTTTTCGGGTCCCGCCGATCACAACTGCTTCGACCTGGACTTTTGCAGAAGCAAGCTCTCTTCTTCCTTCAGCTATCCGACTCAGTCCCTCAGTCAAAGCGTACGTTATCcgaattaaattaaactatctTCCTCCGATGTCTCGGtgcaaaatttgacattttccCGAAATTCCGGAACTGTGTACTAACTATTGTGGATATTTACGTGCTTTTCAGGTTTCGTCCTCTTCCTTAGATGCCGGAGTTGTTCCCGATGGGAACTCCCTCTCCGATATACCGTATCTCTTCGGCCGAAACACCAGCAGCAACGGTTCGGAACCGGGAGATATATCCTACTCTTTCGGCCCAAAAGCCAGCAACAAGGTTTCGGAAGCCGGCGTACCGGTCTCGGCAACTCCTGCGAGTCAACCAGCGACTCAGCTCTGCGGACTCGACGGGGAGGCTAGGGTATTGAGATACAGACAGAAGAGGAAGAACCGCAAGTTCCAGAAAACAATCCGATATGCTTCGCGGAAGGCGTATGCCGAAACTCGTCCGAGGATCAAGGGTCGGTTCGCGAAACGCGACAAAACCGAAACCGAGACCGAGGTGGGGGATCGCATCTATTGCTCCGGGCCGGGCATTTATATTCCGGACCCACAATTCGGCGTCGTTCCGACGTTTTGACAATTGGGGattatctattttattttagagtgtggtGTAATGATTGGTCAGCCGTGATTTATCGTTTTcgttttttaacttttgaatgTTTTCATCGGTCTTTGTAAGTCTCtttcatttaaatttgatgCAAGTCAGtaaagtctctctctctctctctctgtccgcTTTCGTTTTCACCCgaagaaaaatttaataaaataaaaataaaattatctgTCAAGGATCTGTTTCTGAATTCCGATTGTTTGGCAAAACC
This Pyrus communis chromosome 6, drPyrComm1.1, whole genome shotgun sequence DNA region includes the following protein-coding sequences:
- the LOC137736748 gene encoding zinc finger protein CONSTANS-LIKE 5-like; this translates as MPLRTHLQFYSLLSNRSYTHSLAKLLPSDVVLRIYMGLQDRWTAAAVGLVDKPCDSCKTSAAALFCRAHLAFLCLACDSRIHPANKLTTRHKRVWMCGVCEQAPAAVTCKADAAALCVSCDADIHSANPLARRHERVPVEPFYDSAESIIVKSTTTGPSSTAAAHNYLVPNGDVVFNTKDIENDAASSWLIPKPNFNSKLHMDIAPDILKSSDDLIFPEMDSLLEFDYPTSIHNISGSGASKDSVVPVQPDPIPSPSFNMNYNFSGPADHNCFDLDFCRSKLSSSFSYPTQSLSQSVSSSSLDAGVVPDGNSLSDIPYLFGRNTSSNGSEPGDISYSFGPKASNKVSEAGVPVSATPASQPATQLCGLDGEARVLRYRQKRKNRKFQKTIRYASRKAYAETRPRIKGRFAKRDKTETETEVGDRIYCSGPGIYIPDPQFGVVPTF